The stretch of DNA CAGATATTTCTGTTTCAAGGTATTTGGAAATCAGCCAAGCTATTAAAAGCACGGAAAGAAGCCCAACTACCCTTGCATAGTGTGATTTATCGATTTTGTTCATAATACCCCCTTTATTTCCTGTAATTAAATTATATTTATTATCCTATATATAGTTAAATTATTAAATATATGGATATATAAAAACTAAAAAAATATAAAAAATAAATATAAAATAAAGATAAAATAAAAGCTAAAAACTAAGATAAAATAAAAAAATAATAATAAAAAATAATATGGAAAAATTATTCCATATAAATTGCTATTTTATAAGGAATTGCGAATTTCTTTTTATTCATTATATCTTCGCCATTTACGATAATTTCAGCGTCAAATTCTGAAGATAAAAATTCTTTTGCATTTTCAAGTATTTCTTCTTCATTAATTGTATTTTTAACACCGATTTTCATAAATTCGTTAATTAATTTTACAACTGCTTTTCCTTGTTGTTTAAATTCTACGTTTTGCATTACAAGTGGAATTATCTGCTTAACGTTTTTATCCTGGTTATCGTGCATAAATTCCATTAAATTATATTTCCAGTCGTCTGCAGTATATACGTATATTTTAGATGGCTGAATTTTTGCAACTGATAAGATACTTCTTATATCTTCCATTGTTGACTTAATAAATTCTTCTCCACGTTCTAAATCATTGTTAAGGAATTCTTGTTTAATGATTGGGAATTTTTCGAGAGATACGAATCCTTCATATCCCAATTCTTGCCAAATTTCTTCACACAAGTGTGGAGTTACGGGCATTAAAAGCTTGTTCCATATTACAACTACTTCTCTAAGCACGCTTTTATTTTCTCCGCCTCTTCTCTTGTACCATCTTAAGTCGTTCATCAATTCATAGAATAAGATGCTAATTTTTCTAAGTTGGAAATCGTTGTAGGCTTCGTCTGCGACACTAACTGCATTGTAGAGTTTATGTAATAACCACAAGTCAATTCTTGATAATTTGGTTTCTTCAACTCTAGTATTTATTTCTTTTAAATCTAAAGCCATTTCGTAGAATTTTGTTAAGTTGTCTCTTGCTTTTTCCATTTCTTTAAATTTAATATCTGCGTCTTGTGGCAATTCTGCACAAGTTGTGATGTAGAATCTACCAACGTCAGCACCGTATTTTTCGGCAACTTCCATAACTGGTAAAACTGGTCCTTTTGACTTGGATAGCTTCTTACCCTCAATTGTAACGTAACCGTTTACCTCAATTCCTCTTGGCCATAAACCTTTATTCTGTTCTCCGAATATTGCAGCGTGGTTGAATATCATAAAGGTCAAATGGTTAGGTACAAGGTCTTTTGCGGAACATCTCCAATCTAACGGGTAGAAATAAAGGAATTCCCTTCTCATATCAAGTATTGTCTCTTTTGATATGTTTGTAAGTTCTGAAACGCTTTCAACGTCGCCTTTTCCTAAGAATACATAATCTAATAATTCGGGCTTTAACTGCTCTGTTGATATATTTTGAACGTTTATGAATCTTGCAATTGTATAGTACGCCATGTAAATGGTACTGTCAGATAAACTTTCAATCATCCATTCGCTATCAAATGGCAATCTTGTACCTAAACCTTTTCTTCTTGCACAAGCTTTATCTTTCATCCAGTCAACTTTATTGTGGAATTCTTGCCTAAAGCTTTCAGGTTTAAAGTTCATATCGTCAATACATTCGTGAGCTAGTCTCTTCCATTCATCGTCTGAATAAGTGATGAACCATTGACCTTTAACGGTTTTTATGATACATTTTTGACCGCATCTACATACAACGTTTTGTTCTGAAAACTCATACATCACTTCTGCAAGTCCGTTTGCAATGTGGTCTTTTGTTAATTTTTCCTTAATATCCTTTACAGGGATTCCTTCGTAAATTCCACAGTTTTCGTTTAATTTTCCCTTGTGGAATTCATCTTTATAAATTTTACTTGTAGCTTGTTCTAATAATTCATCATCATCTTGATTTTTAATTCCCATTTTTTCAACGATTTCTTTTGCAGGGAATTTTCCATAGCCATCAATACTAATAAGACCAATTAAACTTACTTTTCCGTTTTCTTCGTCACCAGGTATTTCAGCAATTGCGTCAAGGTCTTTTAATGCGATATAATCGTAAGGAGCGTGAGCTGGTACACTCATAACGCAACCGGTACCGATACCCATTTCTACAAAATTAGCAGGGAATAATGGAACCAATTTTTGGGAAATAGGGTTTTTAAGCATTACTTTATTATCAATAAGCTCGCTACCTTTCATTTCTTTTATTATATCAATTTTTTTGTCTTGTTCTGATAATTTATAAGCACATTCTTTGCCCATTATCCAGTAACCGTTAAATTGCGTGTTTATTTCTTCGCTATCCATTTTTTGGATTTCATCGTAAACTTCGGCGATTATATATGTTTCATTAGGGTTTACCCAGGCGTTAGTAACTCCAAATACGGTTTCAGGTCTAAGGGTAGCCATTGGTACAATACATTCTTTGCCATCATATTGAGTTGTAAATTTGATGAGTGTGTATTCTACGGTTGTAGCTTCCTCACCGTGTAATAAATCGTGGTCTTCAACCGGGTTATCACAGCTAGGGCAGTATCTAACTGGGTGAGAACCTTTTGAGATGTATCCTTTTTCTTTTAAGGTGTAGAATTGCCATTCGATGAATTTAGAAAATACTTCGTCATCAGTTTTGAAATTTCTTCTCCAGTCTAATGAGAAACCCATTTTCTTAAATGCTTCGGTTGCTTTTTCTGAAAAACAATTTACGATATTTTGGGGCGTATTTAATGTTAAAAGCTCTTCCATAGGTATTTTGTGAAGATTGTTGTATGCCCAAAGTGTGTGCTCGTTTCTGTTTTTGATTAATTCTGCAAGTCCCAATATTGGCGTTCCTGTAACGTGATATCCGAATGTCCAGAGTACGTTTTTACCTTTCATTCTGTTGTATCTTGCGAGTGTTTCTGGTATTGTAAATGTCCTTAAGTGTCCTGCGTGTAATACACCGTTTAAGTATGGAAATGCGGCAGTTATAAAGAATTTTTCTTTTGAAGGGTTCCCATCTGCATCTGCGTATCTGTTGTATTCTGTTTCAAATATTTTATTATCTTCCCAGCTTTTTTGCCATTTATCTGCAATTGCTGTAAAATTTAGCTCTTTTCTTTCTGTCGTATTAGTTTTTTCCGTATTCAAAATTTCACCATAATGAACATTTGATAAAAATAATAGTGGTAATAGTAATAATTATTATAATTATTATGGTATTATAGTATTATATTATTATATTATTATAGTATTATAATTATAGTAATCACAATAATAGAATGATATGTCATATATACCATTCAAATAATACGAATTTTCGATTATATCCGATTAATAGTATATAATTCATTAAAATATAAAAATATACCCTTTAAATTTATTTCAATGAAAGGAATTATAAAAGAATTATAAAATCATATCTAAATTAAGAATATGATTATTTTAAATTCTTCTTCCTACGTTTAAGATTTAATTTAGGCTTTTTTGTTACTAAAGGTGTTCTTTGCACCTCTAATTTATCAACGGTAGGGTAATATTCGGATATATATGCCCTAAACTCGCCAAACTCGTTTTCAAGTTCAGCATTGTCTTCATTGTCTTTTAGGTAATCAATAATTTCTTCCAATAAAATTGGGTTTAAGTAAATTTCAGACTTGCAAATATTAATTTCATAATCAATACCTAATTCTAACTCGTTATACTGTAAAAACTGCACGAAAGGATTATTTTCTATATTAGCTTCTACATTACTTTCATCAGTACCTAATTCTAACTCGTTATACTTTACAATTCCCTTAATCAGTAGTCCTTCGTCGGTGATTAGTTCGTACTCTTTTGCTACGTTTTTAGCCCTATTAATTAATCTATTTTTCATCTGCACGCTATCTTTAAGTGTAGAGGGACAGTAGTGCATTTTAATAGCTAAATTATTATTTTCATCAAGGATATGTTTTTTTGCTCGATTAATAGCATTTAAAGCCGTTTCCTGGCTTCCTTCCATACGTGATGAATAATCGTTCTTTTCGTTAAATCCTTTTTCCAATAAATTATTATAATTTGTTTCAGAATACTCTAATTCATTTAAATTAATAAAATCTACAGGTATTTCATTAATTTTTTTGATTATAAGTGATATTTCATCATCCATATTTGGAATAGCAGGAATTTCAACGCCTACTTTGTTTATATATTTTTTACATAGTGTTAATTTTTCAATGAGTTTATTTAATTCTAATTCCTTTTTATTTTCGATTTTATTATTTTTATTATTTTTATTTTCGGTTTTATCTTCATTTTTTAAGTTTTCCATCCTTGGATGAAGTCTTATTTCATCTAGTCCCGCTTCTTTTAACTTTTGAAGGTGTTCTTCAGTTATTTCCAAAGTAGTATATAGATGTGCGTGGAAATCCTTTCCAAAATGGTCTTTTAAAGCTTTTAAGTATTTGCATGTCCTATCTATCTTTAAAATTGGATTTCCCCCGGTTATACCAACTCCCTTACTCCCACATATTTCAGCCTCTTCAATTGCTTCATCTATGCTATTAATCTTCCTCTCATTTGCATAGATTACATCCTTATTCTTACGATTTTCGGAAAGGGGGCAGTAGTAGCACTTTCTATTGCAGGTTCCAGTTATAAAAAGCACCATTTTTTCGCCCAAAATGCAGAATTTGCAACCTTCGGTTAATTCACTACATTTTAATTCGTAATCTTCAAATTTAATGTTTTCAAGATTATTATTTTCAATTTTACTAATGATATCACCAAATAAACAATTAACAAATAAACAATGAATATATGAGATTAATATATTTTTAATATATTTTAATATATTTTTAACTAAATTAGTATAAATATAACTGTTCTAAATGTCCTATTCAATTTAAACCCATATGATATATATAGTTTAAAATTAAAGTAGGAATTAATTGCAATTAAAAATTTCACAAAATAATAAATTGGTATTTAGGTGTTTTAATGAATCAAAAAATGTCAAAATTTGCTCATATAACGAAAGTACATCCTTGTTATAACGAAAAATTGCACGATAAAATCGGTAGAGTACACTTACCCGTAGCTCCAAAATGTAATATTGCCTGCAGATACTGTAAAAGATGTTTAGGTGCAGAATCCCTCTGTGAAGAAAGACCCGGGGTGGCTCACCACATCATGAAACCTGCAGAAGTGGAAGACTACTTAACAGATTTGCTCAAAAAAATGCCTAACATTAAAGTTATTGGTATTGCAGGACCTGGAGACAGTTTATTTAACAAAGAAACCTTTGAAACTCTTGAAATATTACAGGATAAATTCCCTGAAATGGTAAGATGTTTATCCACAAACGGTTTATTACTTCCAAAATACGCAAAAAAACTTGCAGACCTTGGTGTAAAAACAGTTACCGTTACAGCAAATGCTGTAGACCCTAAAATACAGGCGCAAATGTGTGATTGGATATATTACGAAGGTAAAGTTTTAAAAGGCGAAGAAGGAGCAAAAGTTTTAATCGAAAACCAACTTGAAGGAGTTAAAAAGGCGTACGATTACGATTTAGCAGTTAAAATAAATACCGTTCTGGTACCTGAAATAAATATGGACCACATTGTAGAAATTGCAAAAACATACTCTGATTACGCATTTGTTCAGAACATCATTCCACTTATACCAATGTACAAAATGGAAAACTTAAGAAGACCAGATTGTGGAGAAATTAGCAGCATTAGAGATAGCGCTGAAGAATTTATGACACAATTTAGAGCTTGCCAACAGTGTAGGGCAGATGCTGCAGGATTATTGCACGAAAAGAAACATATGGAACAAACAAAAGGAAAAAATTTAGATATATATGATTTAAAGCATTTTTCACATTAATATGTGATTTATATAATTTTAAATCTTATTTTAAATTTCCCTATAGAAATTTACCTCTGCTTTTTTCGAATAATATTTTGATAATGAATCTGTTATTTCTTTAAAATCATTTGAAGCTACATACTTTTCTAATTTATCCATATTTTCCCATTCTGCGGTCATTACTACTATTTTTTCGTCTACGACATCTTGAAAATATCGTACAGATATATAACCATCGCCTTTTTTGGCTTTCTTTTTGGCCTCGTTACATCCTTCAATATACTCATCCAAATTTTCTTTTTTAATATAATGTTTTGCCATAATTTTTATAGGATTTATCACTTGCTCACCCAAAAACTAGTAAAAATTCTAATAGTTAAAATCCAATAGTTAAAATCTAACAGATAAATTATAATATTTATATATTTAATATAATCCATATTTCAAATTAATTTATAAAATTCATTCTTTTTATGGGTGCTTGTTGAAATTTATTCCCTGGATTTCAGAACCATACAAAATCGTTAAATACATATATAAATATTATAATAATTATTATATTATCCATAAATTAATAGATAAATTAATAGATAAATTGACTAAACTATTGATTTACAAAATTATTATTAAAATTATTATTAAAATTTACATAATAAACGCTAAAAAGCATTTACGCGAGGGATTAGTTTGAAATACGGTAAAATTTTACTAATTACCTTACTAAGTTTATTTGTAGTATTTGCAGGTTGTACGACCAAATCAGATTCCAATACTGCAGGGGATTCAAATACGACATTAAACGATAGTATGGGTTTAAATAATACAGATAATTTAAATACCAACTTAAATGAAAGTAAAAACGGTACTGATAGTACCAATGTTGAAAATACCAATGTATTAAAAAATAGAACTATGAATATAGTAACAACCAATTTACCTGTTGAAATAGTCAAAAGGGAAGTTGTAAAACAAATATTGGAAAGTAAAGGTTATACTGTAACCATTTCCCAAAAATCAACTGATGAAATGTACAAGGCAGTATACTCTGGAAAAGCAGACATTATGCTCTCAGGGTCATTCCCTACAACAGATAGTTCATTTGTAAGTAAATACAGTAGTAATTTAAGCAAATTAAAAGAAAACGTGGAAGAATCTTGGAGTGGCGTTGCAGTTACCAAATCTGCATACGATGACGGGGTAACATCCATTGAAGCTTTGAAAAATCACTCTGAATTATTCAATGGTACCATAATATGTCTTGAAGAAGGTACAGGGTTAGCAAAACTTACCAAATCTGCTGTATCACAATATGGATTGTCAAACTACACGATAAAATACGTAACTCCTAAAGAGTTATACAAAATGTTGGATGAAGCTAACGCAGAACATAAAGATTTAGTTTTCGTAGCTTGGGAACCTTCAGCTTTGTTTGAAAAATACCCTGTTGAAAAATTAGCAGATAGTAAACACGTTTATGCAGGTAAATTCGATAAAATAACAACTGTTTCGAGACCTGAAATGTATGTTTGGGACTACGAAGCATACAGATTCTTAAAAGAATTCCAAGTTTCAAAAGAAGATGCTAACAGCTGGGCTGTTCAATATGTTTATGAAGGTAAAACCGCTAAAGAAATAGCATCAAAATGGATTGATTCTAACCAATATAAGGTTGATGAATGGAAAGAACTATTAAAATAAATGTTTGTAGAAATAATTAATTAAAAATACATCAAATTATTTATTTTATTATTTATTTTATTTTTCTTTAGTTTTTTTATATTATTTTTTATATTATTTTATTATTTATTTTATTATTTATTTTATTTTTCTTTAGTTTTTTTATATTATTTTTTATATTATTTTATTATTTATTTTATTATTTATTTTTATTTTACTTTTTTTTATTTATTTTTCAGCCATTAAGTTTTTATCTAAACATTCACATACGTAACTTTCAAATTTTATATATAAAACAGCAACATATGTATTATTATGAGTCGACTCAAAATATCAATAGGTCAATTTTCACACATTACTAATCTTTCCAAGCGCGCACTTCGATATTATGATGAAAAAAAGCTTTTAGTGCCTGAAAAAAATGTTATAACCAATTACAGGTATTATAAAGTTTCAGATATTGAAAAAGGTATCAAAATAAGTAATTTAACTAGATTATCCTTTGGAATTGATGAAATAAAAGAAATACTCGAAGCTGAATTAACCGGAGACATTAACTTTGTGAAAATGAAGTTAAAAAAAAGAGATGTTGAACTTAGAAAAGAGATTAAACTTCTAAGTGAATTTGAAAAAAAATTGATAATTCCCAAAAAAGAGGTTTCAGAAATGAACATGAGTAAATCTATAAATGGGTCTATATCTAATACAATACCTTTAATAAAAGAAATTCCGGAAATTCTGGTTGTTTCAAAATCAAAAATGGGGAGTTACTGCCAAACAATCCCCGAATTAGTTGGAGAATTGATGCAGATTATAATTACAAAAGAAAACCTTGAAAAATGCGTTCAAATGACGGGTTCACCAATGCTAATATGTAGGGACGATATTGAGCATAAAGAAAGTGAAAACGTGTTAGTTGAAGTACTAATACCAATTTCAAAAAGTATAGAAATTCCGGAATCTTCTGAAAACGTAGTTTTAAAAAATCTACCGAAAGCTACTGTTTTATCTATGGTGCATACCGGTTCTTACGAAAAATTGGGAGAAAGCAGTTTAAAAGTATTCGAATATGCAGAAAATCACAACTACGAAGTGGCAGGGAATATGAGGGAGATATTCCACAACGGTTTACTTTACACGCCGGAAGAAGAGCTTAAAACAGAAATACAACTACCAATTAAGTAAATAACTATATATTTTTTCATGCCCTATCTTATTTTTTATTTTATATTTTTAAATAATAATTCTTTTTCAAGTAATGCAATTATTCGATTTTAACACTTGCAT from Methanococcus voltae encodes:
- the leuS gene encoding leucine--tRNA ligase — translated: MLNTEKTNTTERKELNFTAIADKWQKSWEDNKIFETEYNRYADADGNPSKEKFFITAAFPYLNGVLHAGHLRTFTIPETLARYNRMKGKNVLWTFGYHVTGTPILGLAELIKNRNEHTLWAYNNLHKIPMEELLTLNTPQNIVNCFSEKATEAFKKMGFSLDWRRNFKTDDEVFSKFIEWQFYTLKEKGYISKGSHPVRYCPSCDNPVEDHDLLHGEEATTVEYTLIKFTTQYDGKECIVPMATLRPETVFGVTNAWVNPNETYIIAEVYDEIQKMDSEEINTQFNGYWIMGKECAYKLSEQDKKIDIIKEMKGSELIDNKVMLKNPISQKLVPLFPANFVEMGIGTGCVMSVPAHAPYDYIALKDLDAIAEIPGDEENGKVSLIGLISIDGYGKFPAKEIVEKMGIKNQDDDELLEQATSKIYKDEFHKGKLNENCGIYEGIPVKDIKEKLTKDHIANGLAEVMYEFSEQNVVCRCGQKCIIKTVKGQWFITYSDDEWKRLAHECIDDMNFKPESFRQEFHNKVDWMKDKACARRKGLGTRLPFDSEWMIESLSDSTIYMAYYTIARFINVQNISTEQLKPELLDYVFLGKGDVESVSELTNISKETILDMRREFLYFYPLDWRCSAKDLVPNHLTFMIFNHAAIFGEQNKGLWPRGIEVNGYVTIEGKKLSKSKGPVLPVMEVAEKYGADVGRFYITTCAELPQDADIKFKEMEKARDNLTKFYEMALDLKEINTRVEETKLSRIDLWLLHKLYNAVSVADEAYNDFQLRKISILFYELMNDLRWYKRRGGENKSVLREVVVIWNKLLMPVTPHLCEEIWQELGYEGFVSLEKFPIIKQEFLNNDLERGEEFIKSTMEDIRSILSVAKIQPSKIYVYTADDWKYNLMEFMHDNQDKNVKQIIPLVMQNVEFKQQGKAVVKLINEFMKIGVKNTINEEEILENAKEFLSSEFDAEIIVNGEDIMNKKKFAIPYKIAIYME
- a CDS encoding radical SAM protein, giving the protein MVLFITGTCNRKCYYCPLSENRKNKDVIYANERKINSIDEAIEEAEICGSKGVGITGGNPILKIDRTCKYLKALKDHFGKDFHAHLYTTLEITEEHLQKLKEAGLDEIRLHPRMENLKNEDKTENKNNKNNKIENKKELELNKLIEKLTLCKKYINKVGVEIPAIPNMDDEISLIIKKINEIPVDFINLNELEYSETNYNNLLEKGFNEKNDYSSRMEGSQETALNAINRAKKHILDENNNLAIKMHYCPSTLKDSVQMKNRLINRAKNVAKEYELITDEGLLIKGIVKYNELELGTDESNVEANIENNPFVQFLQYNELELGIDYEINICKSEIYLNPILLEEIIDYLKDNEDNAELENEFGEFRAYISEYYPTVDKLEVQRTPLVTKKPKLNLKRRKKNLK
- a CDS encoding radical SAM protein, yielding MNQKMSKFAHITKVHPCYNEKLHDKIGRVHLPVAPKCNIACRYCKRCLGAESLCEERPGVAHHIMKPAEVEDYLTDLLKKMPNIKVIGIAGPGDSLFNKETFETLEILQDKFPEMVRCLSTNGLLLPKYAKKLADLGVKTVTVTANAVDPKIQAQMCDWIYYEGKVLKGEEGAKVLIENQLEGVKKAYDYDLAVKINTVLVPEINMDHIVEIAKTYSDYAFVQNIIPLIPMYKMENLRRPDCGEISSIRDSAEEFMTQFRACQQCRADAAGLLHEKKHMEQTKGKNLDIYDLKHFSH
- a CDS encoding putative quinol monooxygenase produces the protein MINPIKIMAKHYIKKENLDEYIEGCNEAKKKAKKGDGYISVRYFQDVVDEKIVVMTAEWENMDKLEKYVASNDFKEITDSLSKYYSKKAEVNFYREI
- a CDS encoding glycine betaine ABC transporter substrate-binding protein gives rise to the protein MKYGKILLITLLSLFVVFAGCTTKSDSNTAGDSNTTLNDSMGLNNTDNLNTNLNESKNGTDSTNVENTNVLKNRTMNIVTTNLPVEIVKREVVKQILESKGYTVTISQKSTDEMYKAVYSGKADIMLSGSFPTTDSSFVSKYSSNLSKLKENVEESWSGVAVTKSAYDDGVTSIEALKNHSELFNGTIICLEEGTGLAKLTKSAVSQYGLSNYTIKYVTPKELYKMLDEANAEHKDLVFVAWEPSALFEKYPVEKLADSKHVYAGKFDKITTVSRPEMYVWDYEAYRFLKEFQVSKEDANSWAVQYVYEGKTAKEIASKWIDSNQYKVDEWKELLK
- a CDS encoding MerR family transcriptional regulator; the protein is MSRLKISIGQFSHITNLSKRALRYYDEKKLLVPEKNVITNYRYYKVSDIEKGIKISNLTRLSFGIDEIKEILEAELTGDINFVKMKLKKRDVELRKEIKLLSEFEKKLIIPKKEVSEMNMSKSINGSISNTIPLIKEIPEILVVSKSKMGSYCQTIPELVGELMQIIITKENLEKCVQMTGSPMLICRDDIEHKESENVLVEVLIPISKSIEIPESSENVVLKNLPKATVLSMVHTGSYEKLGESSLKVFEYAENHNYEVAGNMREIFHNGLLYTPEEELKTEIQLPIK